A genome region from Bemisia tabaci chromosome 3, PGI_BMITA_v3 includes the following:
- the senju gene encoding UDP-galactose transporter senju isoform X2, which yields MVCNKISEIFPSRWTVLVFLCYILLFICQGLITTASQEADNKYKYNTTLAVLFTEVIKLFASILLFWRENALSSLWTQTVTHKKLMWLYFVPSLLYCLYNNLSFINLSAYDPTTYFLLLQLRVVITGVVFQVLFKKQLSCVQWISLIVLTLGCMLKEVNFESLSDEVRKKEALNKETGIHLSVHLLLIIVQVLCSCFAGVYNEFLLKKSGADVDIYVQNVFMYFDSIICNLLVLLYEADYDSVFSDEAIQAIFQYKALLVMVNNAAIGIVTSFFLRFLNSILKTFASALELVFIAILSWLIFDIPVRINTALSILVVITAVYLYAQNPVQSPAPALTKTSSTESLVSSNKRANQKINV from the exons ATGGTGTgtaacaaaatttctgaaatctttCCGTCTAGATGGACCGTACTAGTTTTCCTGTGTTACATTCTTTTGTTCATTTGTCAAG ggctTATCACAACTGCATCACAAGAAGCTGACAACAAATATAAGTACAATACAACATTGGCTGTTCTTTTTACGGAAGTTATCAAACTTTTCGCATCAATCCTCCTTTTCTGGCGAGA aaatGCTCTATCTTCACTTTGGACCCAAACAGTTACCCACAAAAAGT TGATGTGGCTATACTTTGTACCATCTCTCCTATATTGCCTATACAACAACTTGTCATTCATAAATTTGTCTGCCTACGATCCGACTACTTACTTTTTACTCCTGCAGCTCCGAGTAGTCATCACAGGAGTTGTATTTCAG GTCCTGTTCAAAAAGCAATTAAGCTGTGTGCAATGGATATCCCTCATTGTGTTAACTCTCGGCTGTATGTTGAAagaagttaattttgaatctctGTCTGATGAAGTACGCAAGAAGGAAGCCCTGAACAAAGAAACAGGGATTCACCTCAGTGTACACTTACTTCTCATCATTGTGCAA GTTCTATGCTCATGTTTTGCGGGAGTATACAATgagtttttactgaaaaaatctGGAGCCGATGTGGATATCTATGTCCAGAATGTGTTCATGTATTTTGATTCAATCATCTGTAATCTTTTGGTTCTACTTTATGAAGCAGACTATGATTCTGTGTTTTCGGATGAAGCTATCCAGGCAATTTTCCAGTATAAG GCCCTTTTAGTGATGGTGAATAATGCAGCCATTGGAATAGTTACCAGTTTCTtcttaagatttttaaattcaatacTCAAAACTTTTGCCTCAGCATTGGAATTGGTGTTTATAGCAATACTGAGCTGGTTAATATTTGATATCCCTGTGCGAATCAACACAGCCTTATCTATTCTAGTCGTTATTACAGCTGTTTATCTGTATGCTCAAAACCCGGTTCAGTCGCCCGCCCCTGCGTTAACCAAGACTTCATCAACGGAGTCTTTAGTCTCGAGTAATAAAAGAGCAAACcagaaaataaatgtttaa
- the senju gene encoding UDP-galactose transporter senju isoform X1 codes for METKLGKYRNEKKSGFMPKSRATVRDQFSTEHKWFIFLLYIVVGILFNQGLITTASQEADNKYKYNTTLAVLFTEVIKLFASILLFWRENALSSLWTQTVTHKKLMWLYFVPSLLYCLYNNLSFINLSAYDPTTYFLLLQLRVVITGVVFQVLFKKQLSCVQWISLIVLTLGCMLKEVNFESLSDEVRKKEALNKETGIHLSVHLLLIIVQVLCSCFAGVYNEFLLKKSGADVDIYVQNVFMYFDSIICNLLVLLYEADYDSVFSDEAIQAIFQYKALLVMVNNAAIGIVTSFFLRFLNSILKTFASALELVFIAILSWLIFDIPVRINTALSILVVITAVYLYAQNPVQSPAPALTKTSSTESLVSSNKRANQKINV; via the exons ATGGAAACAAAACTTGGAAAATATAGAAACGAAAAGAAAAGCGGTTTTATGCCGAAGAGCCGAGCAACCGTTCGAGATCAATTCTCGACAGAGCACAAGTGGTTCATATTTTTGTTGTACATCGTCGTTGGGATTCTCTTCAATCAAG ggctTATCACAACTGCATCACAAGAAGCTGACAACAAATATAAGTACAATACAACATTGGCTGTTCTTTTTACGGAAGTTATCAAACTTTTCGCATCAATCCTCCTTTTCTGGCGAGA aaatGCTCTATCTTCACTTTGGACCCAAACAGTTACCCACAAAAAGT TGATGTGGCTATACTTTGTACCATCTCTCCTATATTGCCTATACAACAACTTGTCATTCATAAATTTGTCTGCCTACGATCCGACTACTTACTTTTTACTCCTGCAGCTCCGAGTAGTCATCACAGGAGTTGTATTTCAG GTCCTGTTCAAAAAGCAATTAAGCTGTGTGCAATGGATATCCCTCATTGTGTTAACTCTCGGCTGTATGTTGAAagaagttaattttgaatctctGTCTGATGAAGTACGCAAGAAGGAAGCCCTGAACAAAGAAACAGGGATTCACCTCAGTGTACACTTACTTCTCATCATTGTGCAA GTTCTATGCTCATGTTTTGCGGGAGTATACAATgagtttttactgaaaaaatctGGAGCCGATGTGGATATCTATGTCCAGAATGTGTTCATGTATTTTGATTCAATCATCTGTAATCTTTTGGTTCTACTTTATGAAGCAGACTATGATTCTGTGTTTTCGGATGAAGCTATCCAGGCAATTTTCCAGTATAAG GCCCTTTTAGTGATGGTGAATAATGCAGCCATTGGAATAGTTACCAGTTTCTtcttaagatttttaaattcaatacTCAAAACTTTTGCCTCAGCATTGGAATTGGTGTTTATAGCAATACTGAGCTGGTTAATATTTGATATCCCTGTGCGAATCAACACAGCCTTATCTATTCTAGTCGTTATTACAGCTGTTTATCTGTATGCTCAAAACCCGGTTCAGTCGCCCGCCCCTGCGTTAACCAAGACTTCATCAACGGAGTCTTTAGTCTCGAGTAATAAAAGAGCAAACcagaaaataaatgtttaa
- the Cyp301a1 gene encoding probable cytochrome P450 301a1, mitochondrial yields the protein MQGSRATSTVVSAIQRRHRHQLHHIRKRSSAAAATTETITPEAEVTECAYAKPYSELPGPTPIPILGNTWRLLPVIGQYDISDLADVSHKLYRDYGKIVRLGGLVGRPDLLFVYDADEIEKVYRNEGATPFRPSMPCLVHYKSQIRKDFFGRLPGVVGVHGEPWREFRTKVQKPCLQIQTVKKYIEPIEDVTNYFLTRMIEMRDSKDELPADFDNEVHKWSLECIGRVALDARLGCLDPNLPADSEPQKIIDAAKYALRNVAILELKFPFWRYIPARISPLWNRYVGNMDYFIEICMKHINEAVDRLKTKSVVNENDLSLVERILASEPDPKTAYVLALDLILVGIDTISMAVCSMLYQLATRPEEQEKLYQEMVRILPNPDEKLTAAKLDQMHYLKAFIKEVLRVYSTVIGNGRTLQADTVICGYKIPKGVQLVFPTIVTGNMPDYVSQPDKFYPERWMKQLDGGQENYIHPFASLPYGHGPRMCLGRRFADLEMQVLLAKLIRSYRLEYHHNPLKYKVTFMYAPDGDLKFKLTKRSGTNV from the exons ATGCAGGGAAGTAGAGCAACATCGACAGTGGTTTCGGCGATACAGCGTCGGCACAGACACCAACTCCATCACATCCGCAAGAGGTCATCAGCTGCGGCCGCGACGACAGAGACCATTACTCCAGAGGCGGAAGTGACCGAGTGCGCTTACGCCAAGCCTTACAGCGAGCTCCCCGGGCCAACTCCCATCCCCATACTCGGCAACACTTGGCGCCTTTTACCAGTTATAG GACAATACGATATCTCAGATTTAGCGGATGTGTCTCACAAATTGTACCGAGATTACGGGAAAATCGTTCGGCTGGGCGGTCTTGTGGGAAGGCCTGACTTACTCTTCGTCTACGATGCAGACGAGATCGAGAAAGTTTATAGGAATGAGGGAGCAACTCCGTTCAGACCCTCGATGCCTTGTCTTGTCCATTACAAAAGTCAAATCAGAAAAGATTTCTTCGGCAGACTGCCTGGTGTAGTAGGAGT ACATGGAGAGCCGTGGCGAGAATTTAGAACCAAAGTACAAAAACCATGTTTGCAAATTCAAACTGTGAAAAAGTACATCGAGCCCATAGAGGATGTCACGAATTATTTTTTAACCAG AATGATAGAGATGAGAGACTCAAAAGATGAGCTGCCGGCGGATTTTGATAATGAAGTTCACAAATGGTCTTTGGAGT GCATAGGACGTGTGGCTTTAGACGCCCGCCTGGGATGTTTAGACCCTAATCTTCCAGCAGATTCGGAACCTCAAAAAATTATAGATGCTGCAAAGTATGCTCTGAGGAACGTAGCTATTTTAGAACTCAAATTCCCCTTTTGGAGGTATATTCCAGCCCGGATTTCACCCTTATGGAACAGATATGTTGGGAATATGGACTATTTCATtga AATCTGCATGAAGCACATCAACGAAGCTGTGGATAGACTAAAAACTAAATCAGTAGTTAATGAGAACGATTTATCTCTAGTCGAAAGAATCTTGGCAAGTGAACCAGACCCAAAGACCGCTTATGTTCTTGCCTTGGATTTAATTCTAGTAGGAATTGACACG ATTTCAATGGCGGTGTGTTCCATGCTATACCAACTAGCCACTCGGCCGGAGGAACAGGAGAAACTGTATCAAGAAATGGTGAGGATTCTTCCAAACCCTGATGAAAAGCTAACCGCTGCCAAATTAGATCAGATGCACTACCTGAAAGCTTTCATCAAAGAAGTTTTAAG GGTATATTCGACGGTCATAGGCAATGGTAGAACTCTGCAAGCGGACACGGTCATCTGCGGTTATAAAATACCCAAAGGc GTGCAGCTTGTTTTCCCGACGATTGTGACAGGGAACATGCCCGACTATGTGAGCCAACCGGACAAGTTTTATCCAGAGAGGTGGATGAAACAGCTTGACGGAGGTCAAGAGAATTACATTCATCCCTTCGCGTCACTGCCCTACGGTCATGGCCCGAGAATGTGCTTAGGGCGTCGTTTCGCCGATCTAGAAATGCAAGTTCTACTGGCTAAA TTAATTAGATCGTACAGACTTGAATACCACCACAATCCCCTGAAATACAAGGTGACATTCATGTACGCGCCGGATGGAGACCTGAAATTCAAACTAACCAAAAGAAGTGGAACAAATGTATAG